In the genome of Candidatus Eremiobacterota bacterium, the window CCGCACCGGGAGGGAAGTCCTCTCAAACAAGCTGGAAATCACCATCGAGAGCGTCCTCCCCAAGGATCAGAAAAACCTGGACATCAAGGATATAAAGCCCCCCATCCAGGTGGATTATCCGCGGTGGTATTACCTTCTGGGAGCCCTCCTCACCATTATCGCCCTTTTGGCCATCTACCTCATCGTAAGAGCCATAAGGAGGAGAAAAGAAAGCCTCGCCGCCGAGAGATACCGCTCACCGGAAGAGATTGCCGAAGAGAAGCTCAGGACCCTCAGGGAATCGGCCCTCCTCAGGGAAGGCCGGATCAAGGAATATTACAGCGCCCTCTCTGAGATACTCAGGGAATACATAGAAAACCGCTACGACGTCGCGGCCCTGGACAGGACCACCTCCGAGCTTTACCGGGAGCTCAAGGAGACCCGCCTCACCGCCACATCGCTCAATGACATAAGGACCCTTCTCTCACAGTGCGACATGGTGAAATTCGCAAAGTATATCCCCGAGGAGCCCCGTTTCGGCGAGGATTTCCAGGTAACGGAAAAGATCCTGTCAGCCATCAGGCCTCCTGAGGTGGCAGAGAAAGGAGGGCCAGAGCATGAGCCCCGGAATAAATAATGCCATGGCCAGCCTGAAGGGAAGGTGGCACCGATGCACATAGCCAATCCCTTATACCTGATCCTTCTTATCGTTCCGCTCTTCCTCCTTCTCTTTCTCCTCAAATGGGGAAGCAAGAGGAGCGCCCGCGTAAGGTTTTCCATGGTCAAGACGGCAAGGAAGAGCGCCTCTCCCCTCGCGGCAAAGCTCAGGCATATCCCCATGGTGCTGAGAGTGGTGACCCTCACCCTCCTGATCCTCGCCCTCACAAGGGTGCAGTTCGGCCAGAAGAGCGAGGAGAGAACCTCCCTGGGCACCGACATCATCATCTGCCTTGACACGTCGCCCAGCATGAAAGCCCTTGACTTCAAGCCCAAGAACAGGATCACCGTGGCCAAGGAAGTGGTGCAGGACTTCATCAGGGGCCGGAGGGATGACAGGCTCGGCATGGTGGTCTTTGCCGGCGCGAGCGTCACCGTGTGCCCCCTCACCACCGACTACGGATCACTGCTCCAGTTTCTCAACGAAGTGGACGAAGGGATCACCAAGACTGACGGGACGGCTATTGGAGACGCCCTGGCCACATCGGTGAACAGGCTCAAGAACAGCACCGCCAAGAGCAAGATAATCATCCTTGTCACCGACGGGAGGAGCAACGTGGGCATGCTTGACCCTCTCTCGGCGGCAAAACTGGCCAAGTCCATGGGCATCAAGATATATGCCATCGGCGTGGGGAAAAAAGGCCCCGCTCCATTTCCCGTAGAAGACAGGATATTCGGCACCCGTTACGTGATGCTCCAGGAGGACCTTGACGAGGAGACCCTCACCAAAATCGCCACCATTACCGGAGGAACCTTTGAAAGAGCCACTGACGAGGCCTCCCTTTCAAGGATCTTCAAGACCATTGACAGTATGGAAAAAACCGTCACCAGGACCAGAGTCAACATTGACTACAGGGAGCTTTACCAATACCTTCTCTGGCCGGCCCTGGCCCTGCTCCTTGTCGAGATCATCACAAGCCAGGGCATCCTGAGAAAAATACCATAAAGGGGGGAGACTATGCGCTGGGCCATTCCTGAATCACTCACCATGCTCCTCCTTGTCCCCCTGCTCATTATCTTCTACGTGATGATGTTTGACAGGAAAAGAAAGGCAAAGGAGCGCTTCGCAAAATCATTCTCACGGCTTGCCCCTCTGCTCAGCCTCAGGAAACAGAAGGTAAAGGCCCTTCTGGTGGTGCTTGCCGTCATATTCCTGGTCCTTGCCCTCGCAGGCCCCCAGTGGGGCGAGAGGGAAAAAACCATCCAGAGCAAGGGGGTTGACGTCTTCATCGCCATTGACTGCTCGCAGAGCATGCTCGCTGAAGACT includes:
- a CDS encoding VWA domain-containing protein gives rise to the protein MHIANPLYLILLIVPLFLLLFLLKWGSKRSARVRFSMVKTARKSASPLAAKLRHIPMVLRVVTLTLLILALTRVQFGQKSEERTSLGTDIIICLDTSPSMKALDFKPKNRITVAKEVVQDFIRGRRDDRLGMVVFAGASVTVCPLTTDYGSLLQFLNEVDEGITKTDGTAIGDALATSVNRLKNSTAKSKIIILVTDGRSNVGMLDPLSAAKLAKSMGIKIYAIGVGKKGPAPFPVEDRIFGTRYVMLQEDLDEETLTKIATITGGTFERATDEASLSRIFKTIDSMEKTVTRTRVNIDYRELYQYLLWPALALLLVEIITSQGILRKIP